In Ptychodera flava strain L36383 chromosome 21, AS_Pfla_20210202, whole genome shotgun sequence, a genomic segment contains:
- the LOC139121277 gene encoding stabilizer of axonemal microtubules 5-like encodes MPAKTVTLPAINQIPAPLTGNEFLASSHFKIGHDRRLAKSARRRSTFKKDYLPPPINAGRPPASEPPAPADVMHKDQFKTMDDVSETHTSFQDKGYGKVPMCNSLTTTNYKMDADKRIDSFRTTHSLYFTRKPMSKAKQKDSPMKSYIPDGDREKAAAPVSDYRDKYRGHDTNVVIVDRAPCMHTGGPATIKGDGRTHTFTTSSSDEFYGKYLPVTYIHPDTLGSNIPQGDMEKVVHHNTTQRLSYPKPTVSAPKHYDKTDAQQRTQGTNFKLGAANRYNRYDTTAGESYDPKIRESCELKEKPNMGVSSFPEGDLDPERVLQRISTTTSNVYLKKPPKDYRNLIVSGAFKRTASNVTFGEPKLSGDFYSTTEKDAFPPTSVPLERATSHHYTSDVPMDYYEGEVHQSTTWNDFPVHLNAPPLSVSKEEQIALRESHLTPPLHGERFFDTTHLTSYTPKTTARYHYDSGRLQRSSVPLGTFASIE; translated from the exons ATGCCTGCAAAAACGGTCACTTTGCCGGCCATCAATCAGATCCCGGCACCCCTGACGGGCAATGAATTCCTCGCCTCGTCACACTTTAAGATCGGCCACGACCGGAGACTGGCGAAGAGCGCCCGCAGACGGAGTACGTTTAAGAAGGACTACCTCCCTCCTCCGATCAATGCGGGGCGCCCGCCGGCATCGGAGCCCCCTGCTCCTGCCGATGTGATGCACAAAGACCAGTTCAAGACGATGGACGATGTTTCAGAAACTCACACCTCCTTCCAAGACAAGGGATACGGCAAGGTACCCATGTGTAACTCGCTGACGACGACGAACTATAAAATGGACGCTGACAAGAGAATTGATTCCTTCAGGACGACACATTCCTTGTATTTCACCCGCAAACCCATGTCCAAGGCCAAGCAGAAAGATTCCCCGATGAAGAGCTACATCCCCGACGGTGACCGAGAGAAAGCAGCTGCCCCGGTTTCTGATTACAGGGACAAATACCGAGGTCACGATACGAATGTCGTCATCGTCGACAGAGCTCCATGCATGCATACAG GTGGCCCAGCTACAATTAAAGGCGATGGCAGGACTCACACATTCACAACGTCAAGTTCTGACGAATTCTACGGAAAATACCTTCCCGTGACGTATATCCACCCGGAT ACATTAGGATCAAACATTCCACAAGGTGACATGGAAAAAGTGGTCCATCACAACACAACGCAGCGACTGTCTTATCCAAAACCAACCGTATCGGCTCCTAAGCATTACGATAAGACCGACGCCCAGCAGCGCACACAGGGAACAAACTTCAAACTTGGAGCCGCCAACAGATACAACAGATACGACACTACAGCCGGGGAATCTTACGATCCGAAGATCAGAG AAAGCTGTGAACTTAAAGAAAAGCCAAACATGGGAGTGAGTTCTTTCCCTGAGGGCGATCTTGATCCGGAGAGAGTTCTGCAGCGTATAAGCACTACTACATCAAATGTGTATCTTAAAAAG CCGCCGAAAGACTACCGAAATCTCATCGTCTCCGGGGCGTTTAAACGGACGGCAAGTAACGTGACTTTTGGTGAACCCAAACTTTCAGGCGACTTTTACAGCACCACAGAAAAGGACGCTTTCCCCCCTACTAGCGTTCCATTGGAACGTGCCACTTCTCATCATTACACTAGCGATGTACCAATGGATTACTATG AGGGCGAAGTGCATCAGTCAACAACGTGGAATGATTTCCCCGTCCATCTAAATGCGCCCCCACTGTCTGTAAGCAAGGAAGAGCAGATTGCG CTGCGAGAGTCGCACTTAACACCGCCATTGCATGGAGAACGTTTCTTCGACACGACACACCTGACATCGTATACTCCCAAGACTACAGCACGGTACCACTACGACAGTGGGCGGCTGCAGAGAAGCTCGGTTCCGCTGGGAACGTTCGCAAGCATCGAATGA
- the LOC139121303 gene encoding phosphomevalonate kinase-like translates to MTEDIKTPVIVLVCSGKRKSGKDYITEILQQRLGKDVCAIMRLSKPLKSQYAKENGLDLDRLLDASEYKEQYRAAMIRWGEERRKQEPYYFCRLAVQGNESVKPVWIISDARRKTDVEFFREIYPSAAVTVRVEAEVHVREQRGFLFTKGIDDAESECGLDEGVGWDLIVHNNGDHLDLDSTLDDICHMVRQRLKEANNVQVS, encoded by the exons ATGACAGAGGACATTAAAACGCCTGTCATTGTGCTTGTCTGTAGTGGCAAGCGAAAATCAGGCAAGGATTATATAACAGAGATACTGCAACAAAG GCTCGGTAAAGACGTCTGTGCAATAATGAGATTATCGAAGCCTTTGAAATCTCAATATGCCAAG gagAATGGCCTTGATTTGGACAGACTTCTGGATGCTTCGGAATACAAAGAGCAGTACAGAGCGGCCATGATCCGCTGGGGTGAGGAGAGACGAAAACAGGAACCCTACTACTTCTGTAGATTAGCAGTGCAGGGGAATGAATCTGTGAAACCAGTGTGGATCATTAGTGATGCACGCAGAAAGACTGATGTTGAGTTCTTCCGGGAGATTTATCCTAGCGCTGCAGTGACGGTCAGGGTCGAAGCTGAGGTGCATGTGAGGGAGCAGAGAGGATTTCTATTCACAAAAG GTATCGACGACGCTGAGTCAGAGTGTGGTTTAGACGAAGGGGTCGGCTGGGACCTCATTGTACACAACAACGGTGACCACTTAGATCTAGATTCAACCCTCGATGACATTTGTCACATGGTCAGACAGAGGCTTAAAGAGGCTAATAATGTACAGGTATCTTGA